CCCCCATGCACGCAGAGCACCGAGCTGAAAGTGGAGATGGTGGCGCTGCATGAGAAGAGGGTACGGAAATGCCTGTCCAAAGTGAAAGGTAAAAACTCTCGTAAACTAAAGTCATTTCATTGCACCCATCACCCATCCATGGAGAGATCTGAACAACCTGATGATGCGTCGATCCTTTCTCCTTTTAACAAAGCTAGCCATGGATGGATGCCTTTCTCACTGTAGCTAGCTATGGTTGAATGATCGGCTTGGTTGTGTGTGCAATGACCAGAGAAGCAATAAAACTCTTCCTCTATCTCACAAATGGTTGATGGATTGGTGTATGCGTGCAGGGGTGGAGAGGGTGGAGGTGGAGGGGAGCATCCAGAAGGTAGTGGTGACCGGGTATGCGAACCGGAACAAGATCCTCAAGGCGCTCAGGAGGGTGGGGCTCAGGGTGGAGCTCTGGTCGCCGCGGAACGAGCTGCTCAGCGCTTACGCCGCCGGGAGCTTCGCCTTCAACAACTACGGCTTCTTCTGATCTCATCCGATGAGATGCATGCTAGTTGCATGATGATGTCGGCGACGTTGAACGACCATGTATAAACTGGATCGAATCTGGGAGCTTGCTTGGTGTTTCTTCTTTCTGTTTTTGCTTTATTATATGCTTCGGATGGTTTCTTCTTCCTCTCACGTGTATATATATGTCACATTTTTTTTTCTACTTTGGGGGTGGTCAACCAGGCATATGTGTAAGATGTCATAAAAAAGATGTCCTCAAGGCATGGGATTAAGTTTGGTGGCAAAGATGCATGATGCAAGATTCCTGTGTTACCATGTTGAGAGATCGGTGTGGTTGCTTGATCCACACAACCAATCACAGGAAAGAAAAGTAGAAAAGAGATTATCCAAATCCGTTACTCAAATGTATTTTTTGTGCGGTTACCTAATTTTTTTATGAAATCACTAAAAACCTGACGTCGGATTTTTAGTGATTGGGATCGAATGTACCCTGGACCATTGGATCCAAACACGAATCTTAGTGCAGGTGAGACTAGCCATGTCATGGATTTCTTTCGTTTGGAAAAGCAAGGGCCGATCGCGAACACTTCCATCTCGTTTATCCATTTCTCTCCTCTCACCCGGTGCCCACCCCCATGCAAACCGCCACTGCGACAAGGCTGCCATGCGCCGGCGGCTGCGTCGTTCCTATGGTGGGCGGGCAGCGGAGAAGAGCTCCACCGGACCCAATATCGGGGTGTCGTGCAGTGAAGGTGAGACGGGCTGCGATGTCCTCGCTGGCATCGCGGattgaggcatgggcgaggaggtGGAGGGAGATTTTTCCTAAATAGTACTTCGGAATGCCGAAGTTTGAATTGTGTACAACGATAAGCTTATCTTGAAATGTTTGGCTTTATCGTCTGTTTTGTTTATTTTGACTCACGTGCGACCGTTTAAATACTAAAAGTGGCCAGCCGTAGGCTTCCTTTCCATTGTATATAATACAAGGGGTGTTTCTACAACATTTGAACTCTTAACCGACCTCTCGGTGCCTAGAGGCAGTATATGTTAGTAGAAACTAGACAATCGGACTATTTCGGCTTTacaactttcacttagtcataggagcttaactATGGGGGCGAGTAACTAGCCCCCGGATGTTGAAGTGGTTGGCCGTGCCGAGGTTAAACCATTAATCACTTCAGCTCATTTGACAAGAGCCCATCGTTTGACACCGATAACTTCTATCGATTTGTATTttgacacagtcatcggatcgctgaccagtttgcgcctatcatgacaatcagtttttggttttcttcactaAGGCACTTTAACCATTTGAGCTGGAAGCGCAACCGCAATGGTTCTCCCTTTACACCCTTAGCCGAACAATGAGGAAACAtaaggggtaagcataggagccggacaacccaactattgaccaaagacataattcaaaatcgatgcatataatgcaatatccgagacGTCAAATACTTTTACGTGAGTATTGGAATGAATATTTGGGCAGGCTTGTAAATACGAGCCCCCGGTCAAAAACCAATGAGTTTTGGGAAAATATTGTCCTTGGCTAAGAGGCATAATGAAAGAAAAATTCATAACAAAAATAGATGCGCGGCGACCGCAAAAGGTCTATTTTCTCTTTGATTTATAAGATCAAGCCATACATGCCGACCTCATCAAAGAAACTTTGAAAGATACATAAAGATATATATAAGAGGGAGGGTTTATACATGGCATCTGTAGTTGGGTTTATCGTCCTTGCTTTGCCCTGTCGCATGTCTGCGCTTCCGTGCTGTTTACCAGCTCTTCCTTGTCTATCGTAATGTTCATCTGTACTGCATGCTAAATTGTTGATGCTGTGCCTGACGCATTCGAATGGCGGATCCTTTGAAGAGGTTGTAGCAAGTAGCCATGGTCGAACAACTTGATGCTTTTGTTGAAGCCATTCCTGATGGGCCTATGACAGTGCCCTGAGAATAACCAGGATGTAGTTGGGCCGCCATCCGGTTGAGCCGAGCGGTATGCCCTCTCATTGTGCTCCACAACCTCCCCCCCCCCATGGAATTTTAAGTGCAAAGTTGTAAACCGAAGGTACATAGTCCTCAGTCAGCGAGGGAGAGCCGTGGAGTGCTTACCCCTATTTGGGGGTACGACCTGACTGTCGGGAGGGTAAAGAAACACCTCTGATATGCTTTGAAGAGCCCAGCTCGTTTACAATGGCGAGGGTCTTTGACGGAGTGATTTCCCATCATATCCTTCGGTAGGGTTCATGACGAGACTGGAAGTACCGAAACAGAGTCTGCACacatagtttacccaggttcaggcctccGAAGAGTAacaccctacatcctgctttgttTTGGTATTCATTGTGAGGGGATACCTCGTGGATAGGATTACAATGGTGTATGATATGTCTACCAAGAGTTTTTTCTAGATTGGATCCCTAATGAGGGACTTAGACCTCCCTTTATATAGACATGAGAGGTCTAGGGTTTATATGGAGAAGATACCAGATCGATCTGGCCATCGCCGCTTGTCTTGGGGCATACCTTAGCCCGCCCTCCCCTTCTTAGGGTTCCTGGATGCTCTCTGGGCCTGGTGGGCCCTGGTCGAAGTCGAGGTCGTGCTCCTTTATGTTAGGCACCCTGGGTCTAGGACtctgtcagtagcccccgagcatGGCGGAGGTTGCAAGCATCTGGGCTCAGAGATCTCCGTCGGGCTCTTCTTCTCGTGCCTCCGGCCTCTTGAACTCCCTGCTGGGAAGTCCTCTCCTTCCTTGCGTTGGTGATGCCACTGTGTCATTTTTGCATGATTAGGCCGAACATAGCCTACCGGGTTGGCCCACTGATCGTGTGGTTATCGTCTCGGGCACGGTTTGTGTTCCAGCCTCCTTAAATACAACGGTCATGCAACCATATCGGGGTTCGCCTCTGTTGggtaatgttgcatggaaaacaaaaaatttctatgcgcatgcaagatctatccatggagatgcatagctacgagaggggagagtgtgtctacgtaccctcatagaccgttaagcggaagcgtttatcaacacgttgatgtagtcgaacaccttCGTGATCCAACCAaacaagtaccgaacgtatggcacctccgtgttcagcacacgttcagctcgatgacgtcctcgccttcttgatccaacaagatgggtgaagtagtagatgagtttcggcagcacgacggcgtggtgccggTGATGGTGAACTTGTTCCCACAGGGCTTCGCCGATCACTACAGAAAATTGGACGGAGGatgaaactgtggagaggggcaccacacacggatAAGAGATTGGTGTGGGTTGTGTGGCTCCCCTCCCtcatatatacagacggtctattctgctaatattagcagaataactattctgcacatcacttcggcactgcacgctcaacagaagcgcactgcatcattttgacgacgagcactgcaatagagactagtgaacttctcgtcagaaaaaactgcacgcgttattttttcagTACTatttttgctctaattttttaaccgtttatcggaatgaggcgtgtaatataccattggaaagctatggattaggcgcaacttcgacatgttgaatacttttcgagattcacacggtttaagagcagttttgaaaatagtgcggcggatgacgagtggcagcgagcgttttttcgtgttttttttctaaaccgcttgttggaatgaagcaaatgatacgcctttggatagatatcgtcgaggcgcatatttttcatatataaatctttctctaattcattacggtttaatagcagtttcaaatttacaaaatcgcggaactctgttttttcaatttttttgaaattttcggtactgtttttgctccagttttctaaccgtttgtcgaaacgagacaTATGATAcgccgttgaaaagctacggacaaggcgcaactttcatatgttgaaatggttttgagatttcTTACGtattttagttaattttgaaaatcgtgcggctgacttcgagaggcagtggctgttttttcgcgaaatttttacaaacggCTGGTCAGAATAATTCAAATCAtacgctgttggaaagatatcgacgagatgcaactttttcatgtagaacactctctctaataccttacggtttaagagcagtttcgattttaccgaaaagcggacactctgttcTTCGCGAGACCAAAATCGTCATATTTACTGCATCGGACAAAAGAACGCATTGCTTCAGACGAAATACCGCACTTCATTAGATGGTCAAGGGCACTGCATGGTTTATTTTTGTTTAGACGTATTTTTTCTCGGACGGggaaagaagaacgcactgcttcagacgGAATACCGCACGTCATtagatgggcaagtgcactgcatggttttttttgtgggacgtaaatttttccAAACGAGGTGGGGTGTACTTCTTTAGACTGAAACCTACACTTCATCAGACatacaagtgcactgcatgatttttttttgtgagacgtaaattttcccaaacgaggtggagtgcacatcatgtcgagtgttggtgaaccataatactatgaaaagtgaacctcgagatTACCAAAAGTGAACCGCATGTGTTTTCCCTAAGTTTTTTCATACTTATTTTTTTACACACGTAGACCAAGCAAGTGGATCACATGGACTGAGCGAGTGAACTATATCTAATAAGAAGTGAGCTTCTTTTGAgatgtttttgtttctgtttaacttctttTTGTAAACTcatctcaactacatgatcaatgTTTGTGAGCTGCATGGATGGGGCAAGTAAACTACATTAAAAATTATTTTGCATCAAAAGAATGTTATCTCCCACCAACATTCTTTGAATAATTTAACAAACAAGTTAACCGCAAAACATAAACAAAGTAAGGCACAACCGAGCTAACAAAATTGCACTGTCTATGGCCCCTCATGATCCTCATAGACACAATACATCCATCCATTGGTTTGCACAGACACACACATATATACATAGAAAATAAGCACTGGCAAGATCAAAAGAAAATGGACTTCGTAAGTTAACTACATGATTCGTCAACTAGCATCAGCAAGTTTTTTAGTCCGACTATGCAGTGCACTTCGTTTCTCTTTTTTGCTGCTTCTTGGCTTCTCTCCTCCAAAAGAAATTAAATAGAAACTGTAGCAATTAACAAAGCGGACTGCAGGGCCGAGCATCAGCACTGCAGCTGATAACCTGTGCGTGCAAACAAGGCCTTCTGATAATTTTTGGTGCGCACCCAAGCTCTTCAACGCGCGCATAGCAGGACCGCGCGCCCGACGCTGACGAACTACACACCGGAGGTGATCTACAGGCAACCCAAATGCATCGCCCACAAACTGCCGCGGCGGGCTGCATTCACCaatttgttgggtttcgtagtaatttcaaaaaatttcctacgctcacgcaagatcatagtgatgcatagcaacgagaggggagagtatgatctatgtacccttgtagatcgacaacggaagcgtttggttgatgtagtcgtacgtctccacggcccgaccgatcaagcatcgaaactacggcacctccgagttctagcacacgttcagctcgatgacgatccccggactccgatccagcaaagtgtcggggaagagttccgtcagcacgacgacgtggtgacgatcttgatgtactaccgtcgcagggcttcgcctaagcaccgctacaatattatcgaggactatggtggaagggggcaccacacacggctaagaatatgatcacgtggatcaacttgtgtctctaggggtgcccctgcctccgtatataaaggttcaagggaggggggccggccggccaaggtgtggcgcgccaggaggagtcctactccttctgggagtaggactccccccctttcctagttggaataggattcgtggagggggggggaagaggagagagaggaggaagggggccctgccccctctccttgtccaattcggaccaagggggggaggggcgcgcggcccatctctggccacctctcctctcttccactaagacccactaaggcccatatacctcccggggggttccggtaacctcccggtactccggtaaaatcccgatttcacccggaacacttccgatatccaaacataggcttccaatatatcaatctttatgtctcgaccatttcgagactcctcgtcatgtccgtgatcacatccgggactccgaacaaccttcggtacatcaaaatgcataaactcataatataactgtcatcgtaaccttaagcgtgcggaccctatgggttcgagaacaatgtagacatggccgagacacgtctccggtcaataaccaatagcggaacctggatgctcatattggctcctacatattctacgaagatcttttatcagtcagaccgcataacaacatacgttgttccctttgtcatcggtatgttacttgcccgagattcgaccgtcggtatcctatacctagttcaatctcgttaccggcaagtctctttactcgttctgtaatacatcatcccgcaactaactcattagttgcaatgcttgcaaggcttaagtgatgtgcattaccgagagggcccagagatacctctccgacaatcgaagtgacaaatcctaatctcgaaatacaccaacccaacatgtacctttagagacacctgtagagctcctttataatcacccagttacattgtgacgtttggtagcacacaaagtgttcctctggcaaacgggagttgcataatctcatagtcataggaacatgtataagtcatgaagaaagcaatagcaacatactaaacgatcgggtgctaagctaatgtaatgggtcatgtcaatcagatcattcaactaatgatgtgatcccgttaatcaaataacaactgtttgtccatggttaggaaacataaccatctttgattaacgagctagtcaagtagaggcatactagtgacactctgtttgtctatgtattcacacatgtattatgtttccggttaatacaattctagcatgaataataaacttttatcatgatataaggaaataaataataactttattattgcctctagggcatatttccttcagtctcccacttgcactagagtcaataatctagattacacagtaatgattctaacacccatggagccttggtgctgatcatgttttgctcgtggaagaggcttagtctacgggtctgcaacattcagatccgtatgtatcttgcaaatctctatgtctcccacctggactagatcccggatggaattgaagcgtctcttgatgtgcttggttctcttgtgaaatctggattccttcgccaaggcaattgcaccagtattgtcacaatagattttcattggacccgatacactaggtatgacacctagatcggatatgaactccttcatccagactccttcattcgctgcttccgaagcagctatgtattccgcttcacacgtagatcccgccacgacgctctgtttagaactgcaccaactgacagctccaccgtttaatgtaaacacgtatccagtttgcgatttagaatcgtccggatcagtgtcaaagcttgcatcaacgtaaccatttacgatgagctctttgtcacctccatatacgagaaacatatccttagtccttttcaggtacttcaggatgttcttgaccgctgtccagtgatccactcctggattactttggtacctccctgctagacttatagcaaggcacacatcaggtctggtacacagcattgcatacatgatagagcctatggctgaagcatagggaacatctttcatcttctctctatcttctgcagtggttgggcattgagtccgactcaacttcacaccttgtaacacaggcaagaacccttcctttgcttgatccattttgaacttcttcaaaatcttgtcaaggtatgtgctttgtgaaagtccaattaaacgtcttgatctatctctatagatctttatgcctaatatgtaagcagcttcaccgaggtctttcattgaaaaactcttattcaagtatccctttatgctatccagaaattctatatcatttccgttcagtaatatgccatccacatataatatcagaaatgctacagagctcccactcactttcttgtaaatacaggcttctccaaaagtctgtataaaaccaaatgctttgatcacactatcaaagcgtttattccaactccgagaggcttgcaccagtccataaatggatcgctggagcttgcacactttgttagctccctttggatcaacaaaaccttccggttgcatcatatacaactcttcttccagaaatccattcaggaatgcagttttgacatccatctgccaaatttcataatcataaaatgcggcaattgctaacatgatccggacagacttaagcatcgctacaggtgagaaggtctcatcgtagtcaatcccttgaacttgtcgaaacccttttgcgacaagtcgagctttgtagacagtaatattaccgtcggcgtcagtcttcttcttgaagatccatttattctcaattgcttgccgatcattgggcaagtcaaccaaagtccatactttgttctcatacatggatcccatcttagatttcatggcttcaagccattttgcagaatctgggctcaccatcgcttcttcatagttcgtaggttcatcatgatctagtagcatgacttccagaacaggattaccgtaccactctggtgcggatctcactctggttgatctacgaggttcagtagtatcttgttctgaagtttcatgatcattatcattagcttcctcactaattggtgtaggtgtcacagaaacagttttctgtgatgcactactttccaataagggagcaggtacagttacctcgtcaagttctactttcctcccactcacttctttcgagagaaactccttctccagaaagtttccgaacttagcaacaaaagtcttgccttcggatctgtgatagaaggtgtatccaatagtctcctttggatatcctatgaagacacatttctccgatttgggttcgagcttatcaggttgaagctttttcacataagcatcgcagccctaaactttcagaaacgacaactttggtttcttgccaaaccatagttcataaggcgtcgtctcaacggattttgatggtgccctatttaacatgaatgcggctgtctccaaagcataaccccaaaacgatagcggtaaatcaataagagacatcatagatcgcaccatatctagtaaagtacgattacgatgttcggacacaccattacgctgtggtgttccgggtggcgtgagttgcgaaactattccgcattgtttcaaatgtacaccaaactcgtaaatcaaatattctcctccacgatcagatcgtagaaactttattttcttgttatgatgattttcaacttcactctaaaattctttgaacttttcaaatgtttcagacttatgtttcattaagtagatatacccatatctgcttaaatcatctgtgaaggtgagaaaataacgatatccgccacgagcctcaatattcatcggaccacatacatctgtatgtatgatttccaacaaatctgttgctctctccatagtaccggagaacggcgttttagtcatcttgcccatgaggcacggttcgtaagtaccaagtgattcataatcaagtggttccaaaagtccatcagtatggagtttcttcatgcgctttacaccgatatgacctaaatggcagtgccacaaataagttgcactatcattatcaactctgcatcttttggtttcaacattatgaatatgtgtgttactactatcgagattcaataagaatagaccactctttaggggtgcatgaccataaaagatattactcatataaatagaacaaccattattctctgatttaaatgaatatccgtctcgcatcaaacaagatccagatataatgttcatgcttaacgctggcaccaaataacaattatttaggtctaatattaatcccgaaggtagatgtagaggtagtgtgccgaccgcgatcacatcgactttggaaccgtttcccacgcgcatcatcacctcgtccttagccaatcttcgcttaatccgtagtccctgtttcgagttgcaaatattagcaacagaaccagtatcaaatacccaggtgctactgcgagcattagtaaggtacacatcaataacatgtatatcacatatacctttgttcaccttgccatccttcttatccgccaaatacttggggcagttccgcttccagtgaccagtctgcttgcagtagaagcactcagtttcaggcttaggtccagacttgggtttcttctcttgagcagcaacttgcttgctgttcttcttgaagttccccttcttcttccctttgccctttttcttgaaaactagtggtcttgttgaccatcaacacttgatgctcctttttgatttctacctccgcagctttcagcattgcgaagagctcgggaatagtcttattcatcccttgcatattatagttcatcacgaagctcttgtagcttggtggcagtgattggagaattctgtcaatgacgcaatcatctggaagattaactcccatttgaatcaagtgattattatacccagacattttgagtatatgctcactgacagaactgttctcctccattttgcagctatagaacttattggagacttcatatctctcaatccgggcatttgcttgaaatattaacttcaactcctggaacatctcatatgctccatgacgttcaaaacgtcgttgaagtcccggttctaagccgtaaagcatggcacactgaactatcgagtagtcatcagctttgctctgccagacgttcacaacatctggtgttgctccagcagcaggcctggcacccagcggtgcttccaggacgtaattcttctgtgcagcaatgaggataatcctcaagttacggacccagtccgtgtaattgctaccatcatctttcaactttgctttctcaaggaacgcattaaaattcaacggaacaacagcacgggccatttatctacaatcatacataa
The sequence above is drawn from the Triticum aestivum cultivar Chinese Spring chromosome 7A, IWGSC CS RefSeq v2.1, whole genome shotgun sequence genome and encodes:
- the LOC123151889 gene encoding heavy metal-associated isoprenylated plant protein 28, with protein sequence MESTELKVEMVALHEKRVRKCLSKVKGVERVEVEGSIQKVVVTGYANRNKILKALRRVGLRVELWSPRNELLSAYAAGSFAFNNYGFF